The genome window CATCTCGTCGCCGCCTCGCCGCTGTCCGAACACGACACGGGGCCGGCCTCCGGGGCGCCGGAAGGCTCCGGCCTCCACGCCATGAGCCGCCGGACGATCCTGGGCGCCCTGGCCGGTGCCGGTGCGGCGACCCTGCTGGGCGCGGGTTCCGCCGCCGCCCGGCAGGCCGGGGATCGGGCCGGGGATCGGGCCGGGGATCGGGCCGGGGATCGGGCTGGGCACGGCTCCGGGAACACGCTCCTGATCAAGGCGTTCCCGGACGCCGAGAGGGAGCGCATGCGACTGGCCCGCGCCCTTCGGTCCAGCGACTTCATTCCCACCGGCCGATACGCTCCGGCGGGCAAGTCCGTCTCCGTGACGGTCCGTCCGGCGGGCGGCCGCGTACCGATGCTGCACATCGGCACCTTCGACTACTACAACGAGGAAACCGCGCTCCAGGAGCCGCGCACCATCCCGCTGCGTCCGGGCCGCAATGTGGTCGGCGACACCCATGGCGGCCCGATCTATCTGAGCTTCGCGGGACAAGGGGAGCGCGCCGCGGTCACGTTCGGCTCCAGCACTCCGCGCATGGCGGTCTTCGAGCTCGGCCGCACCGATGAAGCCGCCTTCCAGAAGCAGCTCGACGAGAGGACCGACGTCCCCTGGGTCGAGTTGATCACCGATCGGGCAATCCTCACCCTCACCCGTGAAGGCGCGCTGCTCTATCGCGGCGAGGACCACACCGAGCTGATGGCGCTGTTCGACACCGTCATCGACAGCCATGCGCGCATCAGCGGTCTGGACGGCAGGGGACCGGTCGATCGGCCCAAGGCCGGCCGCTACCACTTCAACGAGGTCAGTGTCGTGCCCAGCGGGGTGGGCGCCTACGCCTGGCACGGATACAACGGCTTCCCGCGCGCCTACATGGACCGGCTGTGCACCGTGGCCGGCCTCAGTACGCGGGGCTGGGGGCTGTACCACGAGCTCGGCCACCTCCACCAGCAAGGCGCCTACCAGGCGGACCAGTTGACTGAGGTCACCGTCAACATCTACTCACTGGCCGCACAGCGAACCCTCGGCCAGACCTCCAACCTGCTGACGGTCGACCCGAAGACGGGGCTGAACCACTTCCAGACCGCCCTGCCGAAACTCGGCACCAGCGGAATCACCTACGAGAAGACCTTCGGGGCGTACGAAAAGCTCATCCCGCTCCGGCAGTTGGAGCTGGCGTTCGGCGAGGACTTCTGGCCGAGGCTGCACCGGCTCGTGCGCAGCGAGCACCAGCACGACGCCCCGGTCGACGACTACACGCACGACCCCGTCATCAACGCCCGTCAGTACCTGGCCCTGGCCACCTATGCCGCCCGCACCGCCGGATACGACCTCACCGATTTCTTCGTCCGCCAGTGGGCTCTCCCGATCGACTCCGCGGGAGTTGCCGCACTCGCCGCGCTAGGGCTGCCGAAGCCGCCCGTCGATCCCGGCAAGCTCACCGACTGAAAGGAGATGACATGAGCATCGCAAGCACGCGCTCCGGGACCCCCGCCCGCAGCCGGCTGCGCCGCCTCGTGCGGTCGGGCACGGTCCTCGCCGCCACCACACTGCTCGCCGTCGGCGCGGCAGGGCAGTCGTGGGCCGCGACGCCCACCCTGCGCTGGACCACGAACGCACCCACGCCCGTGACCACGCTGACCCTTCCGATGGCCGTGGACTCCGCGCCGGACGCGTCCGGCATCTACTTCGCCTACTACACCACCCTGGAGAGCGGCACACGCCCCTACGCCGGCTTCCAGCCCAAGCCCGTCGACGCCAACGGGAACCGCGTACTTCAGGCGATCTTCAGCTCCTTCAACGCCGACGCCACGACAACGGACAACCACTGCACCTACGGAGCCGACGGCGGCGCCGGAGTGAGCTGTGCGGTCCGCTTCCGCTACACACCGGGGACGATGTACTCCCTGGTGCTCGAGCGGGCCTCCGTGAGCAGGGCGACGCAGCTCATGACCGGGGACGTCGTCGAGACCGCGACCGGAGCGCCGGTGGCACACATCGGCAGTTTCGGGCTTCCGTCCGCCTCCGGCCGGTTCAAGACCGCCGATCAGGGCTTCATCGAGCCCTACCTCTCGGCCGGCTGCGGCCAGCGGGTCACCGTGACGTACGGAAAACCGGTCGGCACCGAGGCGGGCGTGGCCCATACGGGCAGCCTTCCCACGGTCACCGATCCCTCGTCCGGAAGCTGTCTGAGCACCACCTCGCAGACCACGAGCCGGGGACAGCGGGTCACGGTGGCGGGCAATGCGGCCGCGGCGGCAGCGCCCACAACGGGCTGAATCCTTGAATCCAGAACCATGGCTCGTCCGATCCTCCGGGTCGGGCCCGGTCACCTGATCCGGGGCGGGTCCGG of Streptomyces sp. NBC_01363 contains these proteins:
- a CDS encoding M60 family metallopeptidase, which produces MRPARTPFTAPAHLVAASPLSEHDTGPASGAPEGSGLHAMSRRTILGALAGAGAATLLGAGSAAARQAGDRAGDRAGDRAGDRAGHGSGNTLLIKAFPDAERERMRLARALRSSDFIPTGRYAPAGKSVSVTVRPAGGRVPMLHIGTFDYYNEETALQEPRTIPLRPGRNVVGDTHGGPIYLSFAGQGERAAVTFGSSTPRMAVFELGRTDEAAFQKQLDERTDVPWVELITDRAILTLTREGALLYRGEDHTELMALFDTVIDSHARISGLDGRGPVDRPKAGRYHFNEVSVVPSGVGAYAWHGYNGFPRAYMDRLCTVAGLSTRGWGLYHELGHLHQQGAYQADQLTEVTVNIYSLAAQRTLGQTSNLLTVDPKTGLNHFQTALPKLGTSGITYEKTFGAYEKLIPLRQLELAFGEDFWPRLHRLVRSEHQHDAPVDDYTHDPVINARQYLALATYAARTAGYDLTDFFVRQWALPIDSAGVAALAALGLPKPPVDPGKLTD